The following coding sequences are from one Nilaparvata lugens isolate BPH unplaced genomic scaffold, ASM1435652v1 scaffold7269, whole genome shotgun sequence window:
- the LOC120356612 gene encoding uncharacterized protein LOC120356612: protein EEIGKYNVTASCILAGLAMLAKETGLTVLLVNLVYDLYKSWPHVKRILCDGKRSDEAVKFTRRAAKVLVAMSALLIFRLALLQGSLPKFSAQDNPTAFHPCPHV, encoded by the exons TGAGGAGATAGGAAAGTACAACGTGACAGCAAGCTGTATCCTGGCCGGATTAGCGATGTTAGCCAAGGAGACTGGTTTGACTGTCCTATTGGTCAATCTGGTATACGATCTCTACAAATCGTGGCCTCATGTCAAAAG GATATTATGCGACGGGAAACGAAGTGACGAGGCTGTCAAATTCACTCGTCGCGCGGCCAAAGTTCTTGTAGCG ATGAGTGCACTGTTGATCTTCCGACTAGCACTCCTACAAGGATCCTTACCAAAGTTCTCAGCCCAAGACAATCCAACAGCATTCCATCCCTGTCCACATGTTAG